The sequence GGGTGTACTCCATAGCGGCCTTATTGCTGGCCTCGTCCTTGCTACGATGTAATAATAAATCATAACGCACACCGCTGCCGATATAGCTATGTTTGATGCCTGGAAGGGCATCTACTGAGCGGTAGATATCGAGCAGTTTTGAGTGGTCGGTATTGAGGTTAGGACATATCTGCGGATGGATACATGATGGGCGACGGCACTTTTCGCAGGCGTTCTTATTACGTCCGCTCATGCCGTACATGTTGGCCGATGGGCCACCCAGGTCGCTGAGGTTACCCTTAAAGTCGGGCATCTCGATGACTTGTTTTACCTCGCGCAGGATACTCTCTTTTGAGCGGCAGGTAATGAATTTGCCCTGGTGGGCCGAAATAGTACAGAATGCACAGCCGCCAAAACAACCGCGATGGATGTTTACGGAGAACTTGATCATCTCGTAAGCGGGAATGCGCTTACCCTTGTACTTGGGATGTGGCTGACGAGTGTAAGGCAAATCGAACGATGCGTCGAGCTCCTCGGTTGTCATGGGTGGGTAAGGTGGATTGATAACCACATAACGTCCATCCACACCCTGCAGCAGGCGCTGGGCGTGCATCATGTTCGACTGCTCCTCGACGTTCTTGAAGTTCTCGGCCTGGGCCTTCTTGTTTTTCATACATTCCTCGTGTGAGTGCAGCACGATGTCGCGATCGGTAATGCCACCGATGATATCCTCCTTACGTGAGAGATAAACGGTTTGCGGCAGGTCGCGAATATCACGTATGCTCTCGCCGGCAGCCAGGCGGCGTGCCAGTTGGATAGTAACCTTTTCGCCCATGCCGTAGGTAATCATATCGGCAGGCGAGTAGCACAGCAGGCACTTCTTGAGGCTGTCGCTCCAGTAGTCGTAATGACTTACGCGGCGCAGCGAGGCCTCGATACCACCCAGCACTACGGGTACATCGGGATAAAGCTCCTTGAGGATTTTGGCATATACGATGGTGGGGTACTCGGGACGCATATCGTGGCGACCGTCGGGGCTGTAGGCATCCTCTGAGCGCAGGCGGCGTGCGGCGGTGTACTTGTTTACCATCGAGTCCATACAGCCTGGGGCGATACCGAAGAACAGGCGAGGGCGACCTAACTTCTTAAAGTCGCGATAGTCGCCATGCCAGTCGGGCTGTGGCACGATGGCCACACGGAACCCCGCGGCCTCGAGTGTGCGGCCAATCACGGCGGCACCAAACGATGGGTGATCAACATAAGCATCGGCCGAGAACAGGATTACATCAACGTAATCCCATCCCCGGAGTTCGAGCTCCTTTTTTGTTGTGGGTAAAAAATCAGTTAATCTGTACTCTTTCAAATCTTATTTTCCAAATTTTTCGGCCATCAATTAAACGGTGTGCCCTGCAAAACGCGTGTGGTCATGCCCAGACCATCGTTGTCTTGATGCTTCCAGTTAATGTATAATAGCACAAGCTGCTGCAGGCCGAATGCCTTCATGTTGGGATGATAGATGACATCGAGACAGAGGTCGAGCAGGGTTTTATCCTTGCCGGCATCGCCCTCGAGCAGTGCGCGAATGTTCAGTTTCAATTTGTCAAGTACCTGTTCGTCGACGTAGCCATTAGAGTCGATCAGATCGCGGAAGAGCTGATACTTCTCGATGGTCTGCAGGTGTTCGTCACTTACTTCGATACTACGGGTTCCAGATGAATTAGATTGAATTTTCATACTTTTAGATAATTTTTTATGGGTTATTTGATTGTAATAGGAATTGCAAAATGCCCCGCATAATGCTGTTGCGCTTGGGCTCGTCCTTGATGCACTCGAAGGGGAATCCCATGGCGAACGACTTGTAATCGGTGCCGTTATAGGCTACCGAAGCGCTGTAATCGTCGGCATACTTCATGGCCGAGAATGCGGGATAAACAGGCTCGATGATTTCGGGATGCTGATCGGCATAGTGCTGCTCGTTCAGCTGGCGATGGAAGGTGAACTGCAGACCGAGACCGTTGATAGAGTCGCGCTGCAGCGAGTCGGCATTCTGGCCCTGATAGGTTAGCTTGAGTATGTCGGCCAGATATGTGCGATCCACGGGATCCTGCATGTCGCTGCCCAGGTAGGCGCCGCTAACCAGGAGCGAACCGCCGCGCTTGGCAAACAGGCGGATATGTTCGCGCAGCATGGGCGACATGAGCTGATAAGGTACCAGCGAGTAGCCATCCTTGCGTTGCAAACCAAGGATCACATCCATCATTTCATAATTCTGAGGGTGTACCTCGTTATTGTCGAGTGCAGCCACCGAGCAGCTGGCCACGCGGTATTTGTGGGCGGTGGCGATGGCTGCAGCATGGGTGCGGATATAATCAAAATCGTTGCCGGCGATAAACTGGCCTTGCAGCGAGTCGTTGGTGTAGCCAAGGCCATCGCGGCGCTCGCTACCTATCTTGCTCTTGTCCCAACCTATCTGATAGCCTAGCCATCCTGCTGTGCGACCATAGGTAACGCCGGCATCGGTGTCAAGGTCGAAGCCTTGCGAGGCGGTGTTATCTACCACCTGTGGGGCTGCCAAACGGGTAAAGCCGTTGACGATGAGTACCGACTTCTGGGCCTCGGGTACATCGAATACCGATACCACCTCGCTGGGGAAACTCTCGCCGCCATCGTTAACAGCTGTGACGCGGAACGAGTACAACTTTTCGGGATCTACGGGGATGGTAACAGATGTTTCGGTGCCACCTTTGATATAGGTACCGTTATCGAATCCGCTGCGACCTGTGGCTGTGTAAACCACATAGCCGGTAGGTTTGGCGGTGGGCTCATATTCGTCGTAAACGGGGTGCCAGCTGATTTTGGCCTCGCCACGACCGGTAAGTTCGGCCGAGAGACGGTTAGGTGCCAAGGGCTGAACCACGTATTTCTTGTTGTGCATGGCGCTGATGTAGCGCAGCAGGGTTTTATAGATGCTGCGTGCCAGGTCGAAACGGAAGTTAGGATCCTGACCCATGCGCATGTCGGCAAAGTTCTGGTGCGACATGGTTTCGAGAATGGCGCTGGGCACCATGGGGCAACGGGTTTCGCTGTAGTTGCGATCGTAGAGTTCGCGTGTGGGCCAGTTGCCGTATTTCTTTTTGATATCTGCGGGGATTGAGTAGAGCAACTCGTCGGCCAAGTCGCGTGATACCAGGCGGGTAAGACCTGAGTTGAGAATGCTGTCGTTAAGATAGGTGGTGCACACGCTCAGGGTGCCTGTGTGGCTCTTGCCATCGCGGGTGTAACCGGCATCGCTGTGAATGGCTAACGAGAGTTCGATGGGCACATTCAAACCGGTGGTGTCGGGTACAAACACAGAACCGCCAGCCAGGTGGTTGGTCATATAGCTGCGCACGTTGATGTCGTCGCCGTAATCGTCCTCGCCATCCTTGGTGCTATACACCTCGTAAGGCATGCCTGCCCACTGGGCGTAGTAGCGTGCGGCTTCGAGGCAGCGGGGCAGTCCGCTCACACCGCGACCACGATCGATGTTGCCCATACCGCCGCCAAAACGTACGGCATCGGCTGTTACCACACCGTGGTGGTGGCGACTAAGGTTGCTGAGCGTTACGCAGTTGCGTGTGCTCTGTCTTTGGTCGAAATAAAAAGTGCCCAGGTAAACCCATGTTTTCTCGCCCATCGTCTGATTCACACGGAACTCGGTGGGGATGCCTTGGTGCCATACGGTATAGTGGGCATCGTCGATGCTCTTATCGGTGGTGTGATAGCTCACATATACGGCGTAATTACCACTCTCGGTAATGGCGGGTTTCCAGATAATTTCGCTCTGGCGCTTGACGTTGTCGGTAGTGGCTGACTGGCGACAAGTACCAGCGGTGAACGGATTTT is a genomic window of Xylanibacter ruminicola 23 containing:
- a CDS encoding YgiQ family radical SAM protein translates to MKEYRLTDFLPTTKKELELRGWDYVDVILFSADAYVDHPSFGAAVIGRTLEAAGFRVAIVPQPDWHGDYRDFKKLGRPRLFFGIAPGCMDSMVNKYTAARRLRSEDAYSPDGRHDMRPEYPTIVYAKILKELYPDVPVVLGGIEASLRRVSHYDYWSDSLKKCLLCYSPADMITYGMGEKVTIQLARRLAAGESIRDIRDLPQTVYLSRKEDIIGGITDRDIVLHSHEECMKNKKAQAENFKNVEEQSNMMHAQRLLQGVDGRYVVINPPYPPMTTEELDASFDLPYTRQPHPKYKGKRIPAYEMIKFSVNIHRGCFGGCAFCTISAHQGKFITCRSKESILREVKQVIEMPDFKGNLSDLGGPSANMYGMSGRNKNACEKCRRPSCIHPQICPNLNTDHSKLLDIYRSVDALPGIKHSYIGSGVRYDLLLHRSKDEASNKAAMEYTRELITRHVSGRLKVAPEHTSDRVLYLMRKPSFQQFYEFKRIFDRINREEGLRQQIIPYFISSHPGCQEEDMAELAVITKNLDFHLEQVQDFTPTPLTNATETWYTGYDPYTLQPVFSAKTPKEKLAQRQFFFWYKPEERRGIEQSLRRIGRPDLIAKLYSGMPPQGGYRPAYGGGPKPAGSGKPAGGGKPKSYNPNFKNENSRAKHHSEKPQQEKRGRNRRNF
- a CDS encoding fibronectin type III domain-containing protein, with protein sequence MKRTSIILAAVFALLTAMPADAARKAKVKTPPDPYKSLKDKIDRYFVNFKSDEQRIRSTFHLKTLVVNDSLRTVDISANNNLGEQLFTDDLAETIYQEVQLLLPDSVQDYNLTITTGGWDLRQLVPNRLRQHKDKSRTWGDIDYHGRPWVRNASLPYTITEGLQNRHISLWASHGRYFNVKDSTWKWQRPALFGTREDLFTQTIVTPYLIPMLQNAGAIVFSPRERDWQRNEFIVDNDTPETGYTEHNGAHQWSKSNTNGFAWHSGSYEDFENPFTAGTCRQSATTDNVKRQSEIIWKPAITESGNYAVYVSYHTTDKSIDDAHYTVWHQGIPTEFRVNQTMGEKTWVYLGTFYFDQRQSTRNCVTLSNLSRHHHGVVTADAVRFGGGMGNIDRGRGVSGLPRCLEAARYYAQWAGMPYEVYSTKDGEDDYGDDINVRSYMTNHLAGGSVFVPDTTGLNVPIELSLAIHSDAGYTRDGKSHTGTLSVCTTYLNDSILNSGLTRLVSRDLADELLYSIPADIKKKYGNWPTRELYDRNYSETRCPMVPSAILETMSHQNFADMRMGQDPNFRFDLARSIYKTLLRYISAMHNKKYVVQPLAPNRLSAELTGRGEAKISWHPVYDEYEPTAKPTGYVVYTATGRSGFDNGTYIKGGTETSVTIPVDPEKLYSFRVTAVNDGGESFPSEVVSVFDVPEAQKSVLIVNGFTRLAAPQVVDNTASQGFDLDTDAGVTYGRTAGWLGYQIGWDKSKIGSERRDGLGYTNDSLQGQFIAGNDFDYIRTHAAAIATAHKYRVASCSVAALDNNEVHPQNYEMMDVILGLQRKDGYSLVPYQLMSPMLREHIRLFAKRGGSLLVSGAYLGSDMQDPVDRTYLADILKLTYQGQNADSLQRDSINGLGLQFTFHRQLNEQHYADQHPEIIEPVYPAFSAMKYADDYSASVAYNGTDYKSFAMGFPFECIKDEPKRNSIMRGILQFLLQSNNP